The Anolis carolinensis isolate JA03-04 chromosome 2, rAnoCar3.1.pri, whole genome shotgun sequence genome contains the following window.
TACTGTATTGGGAATAATTGAAAGAAGTTTTGTCTGCAGAATTATGTTCTGGCTACAAATATGGCAGTGCAGTAAAGCAGAAAAAACCTACATTTCTATTTTTGAATAAATGAAGTAATCAGACACATTCGTGAAAATTCTTTGCCATTTAAGAGAGGAATTTCTGAGCTGTGGTGCTTTTCATACTTAAATGGTGCTTAGAAATTTGTTAGGTCATTTCTAGGTTCAGTAACTTGCCCAGTAGCAAGCAACTGCAGCATGTCTAAGGGCTGATTTTGCTCCCTTAAGATCTTCTGAGGTCTGCCAAAAATAATTTATCCACCCCATAAAAAGCAGAAGTCTACTTTTGGTTTTGAAATGTCAATAAAAGGTGAATTGTCACTCCTAAAGGTTTACTTTTTTATGTGCCAATAAAAGGGGAGTCCAGAGTCTGGAGGGACCAAGGACAGCAGAAATAGTCTTGTGGGCGTTGCATGTGACCCTAGAGCCACACTTACTTATGATTGTAAAAGGGAGGCAAATGATCACCTGCAACTAGCATGAGTTACCATTTCTCATGCTGGATGACGATATCGGATATATGATGATATCGGATAGTTTTCAGACCTCTTACTTGTTCCCTatgaaaacatttattattatataaacagCATTACTAAACAGGAAAAATATGGTTTTCTAACAGGGCTTCTACAATTATTTCAGTATGTAACAAAAAGAACCCATCTGTTTAGTAATCACATTTTATGTTTCCATTCAGAGTTCTatcaatataattaaaatgttcacttcagctcccaaaaatgctTTCCCTAACTATGCTTGCTTTTTGTACCAACTCTAATTTTAAATTATCCTTACATTCATGAGCATTTTCCCCAACAATACTACGAACATGCCTGGTGGCAACTTAACCcagattttttcttttattaaactACGTTTCTCAAGAATGACAAATCACGGGAAGTTCTCATTAACAGTATACTGAAGTAGCACCCCTTTGCATATTTCCAACATTTAACTTggagttttataaaaaaaacctatatAAATTTTGTGATATTAGTTACATGACAATTTATATTGAGCTTCTGTTTCAAAAGGGAATAATCTTATCATACACATTTTAGAATAATTTTTATAAAATGTGTACTTCAAATAAATGTCCAGTTCCTTGATTTATAATATTTAAAGTGTTCGATAGCAGTCCTGCTATTGTTTTTTTGCCTGACAGAATCTCAATTTATTGTTCCCTTTGCATTTCTGTGCCAGGAAATGTCAAATCTGTAAATATTTATAGAAAAGAAAATGCTGGCCCCCAATTTGGCAAATGCTTCTGCTTTGGTTCATTTTGTGCTGGTCTAGGAATTCCATCTCTGGCCTTGTGTCACTAGagccttgttttcctttgtcCCGAGGTCCACTGCACACATTCCATGAGAAGTAAGGTACATCTGTTGGCTGAGCACCCAACTGTTAACTGCCTTGTGGGTGCATGCTGTCTGCTCTAAACTGAGAGACGCATTTAGTGAGACAGCACAGCATTGCTCTCTACTGAATACAGAGCTGTACTGAGCCAAGTCACTGCATTGTACTTCAAGCCTTTGTTGAATTCAAAGTGTAGCTCTTTTTTGTGCCTGAATTGTTTTCAGTGCTTCGAGAACATCCATAGGTATATCTGTGTATGCCTAATTTATGACATTCTTTACTACTCAAAGGCCTTGATTTTTCCACATACTGTTGCTGTATAACCAAAAGAAGGGGTATCTGTCGGCTTTAGAAGCAAATACTAAACATTTGCAAGTTTTGATCTCGCTGCCCCTTTATTCAGTTTTGTGACTGAGCCAAAATGATCAAACACTCAGGTGATATATTCAGATTCATCTAAATAGAACCCACATCAATGGATTTTAACTATATGGTTTTTCCATAAAAGTACATGGAGATGTATTAAAGCTGAATGACTAGAGGAAGCCTTTCAGTCAGTCTCCCTCTGAATTGTGTGCTCCCTCCTCCCACTAATCGGGTTCTATATCAGTTCAGAGTAACCTGCTTTCTATTCAATGGCTCTGACATGGCCCATTTCCCTCCTGCCCCCACTTTTTCTAACAAAGAAAACAGAGCATTGTACCATCTGAATGAACTTCAAAGTGACTGGAAGGGGCACCAAGGGTTCCTGGCACTTGTCATTGTCTCCCAGACTGGCCAACATTTCCCTTCAGGTCTAATTACTTCCAAATGTTTCCAGTCGCTTTGAAGAAAATTGGGAGGGGTGGTGGGAGGGAAAAGGTAGGGGGAAATGGGGTTGTGAGCACAGAGAGCCGAAAGTGGTTAAAACAGGAAAAGAACAGATATTTAATGTCACTCTCAAAATGAGCCACTAAAGAATGTAGAAGACAACAGGAGTTGAAAACTGGTACCTAGCTTGTAGTTATTGTCACACACATATTGTTGCCATCTGTATGACTTCCACAGAAGATAAGGTAGAAATTGGATCCAGGCTGCGCTACAGCAGTGCCAATTCTATTCTTCCTGTAAACTGGAAGGATGTGGTGTGCATAGGTCATcagtaagctgctctgagtaggAGGTTAGCAGGTATTTTATTTCAGCGTTTAAAGCTGCGGTTTTGTAATTGTTTCTTTTGGTCTATATAATGTTGACACCAAAGGTGCTTTCTGGGTTTTTATCCCCATGCTCAGCactctgtattttaatattgtgAGATCCATCACATAACTAAGGAACCAGAATTTTGGCTAAGTCAAACAAGAACATACACACTCTTATTATTAGGATGGATTATGAACATTAGTATATGGTTCTTCCTGATAGAAAGGTGTATGTGTGTTTCTTCAaaacatacttttgttttattgctgtctATTCTTTATAAGTGGTAGAGAGAAGATGCAAAGAGATTGTGCCTTTGGGATAGGAGTTCCATTATGtaaatgctcaagtcctatttcTAGGATTCGTCCTTAAAGTTCCTCACATTTCAAAAtctaagtgtttttttttaaatctcacaCATTTATTAGATGCGATTACCTTAAAAATCTGTAGGAGAATGAAGATTTCTACTATCACTTATGTTCAGACATGTCCCACCCAAAATTCTGGGTGgtcattcttttttgtttttttcagtagTAATGTGGCACTTCAGGTATTGCACTGCACCTCCCTGCATTCTGCACCACCGTCAATGCTAGATAAGTTGATGGGTATTACAGTGCAGGATCAGAAGAAAGGGCATTTACTCAGCTTCATACATTGGTTTTTGATGCTATACTTACAGTAAGTTGCTTGGTTAAGCTAGAAAACTGTTTTCTTAACAAACAACCAAAGAGACCTGATTTAAAAACTTTTCTGCACCTTTTTGCTGTAACTGCTCAAAGTTAGCCACTTTtctttaactttttaaaactgaAGGTGACATCAGTTCCCTTCAGCCTGCCCTTGTTGCCAATGTTTACAGAGCTATATGCAACACATAATAGATTTTCCCAGGATAAGTTATCCAACAGTTTTATATATATGATAGCTTGATGCCTCAAGACTAGAGAGAAAATACTGAACTTCTGAATTGAACTTCGAAAAGTTAGTTATAAGAATTACATTTCCCCAAATCTTGTCGTCAGCATGGCTGCAGTGTTCAAGCTTAGCTGTACAAGGCATTAGACTCATGCTTCAAAAAGGAAGTTAAGCTTCCTTTTCAACTTCAGCTGACAACAAAGGAAGTCACAACTCCATCTCTAATTGTTCACAATGAAAATCGTATTCATTTACAAAAAAAGTATTATTGTGcttgtttatatcctgctttttctctccatacgtaAACTCAAAGAGCCTCataactaaaagcatttcaatacaacttaaaatatacaaatataaaaccaTTTTACCACTCAGCTGCTGAATCCATGGGAGTGGTATTTGACCTTGTGCCTAGAAATATCAATTCCCTCTGACTATTTCATGGAATAGGACATAGTTACCATGTATTGTCATAAACCCTACTCTGGACTATAATTAGGATTTACCATAGAAAAATGTAAACAGACATGTGTTAAACATTGGTGTGTCAACAGATCAGAAAGTGACATCTGTTTTAGTTTAGCTTTGTCACAGGTGTACGTATTCAAATTCACATTAAATGCTCTGTAGAACATTTGCACCCCTTCCTTCAGGGGGATTAAATTATGTGGGTAGCCAAAGCACTCTCATTTTAtgggggtgttttgatgtttaaaaaaacatgtgAAAACTACATACAAAAAAATTATCTGGAGTATCATCTTATAAACTAGACTGTCaaaccaaataaaaatagaagtagGCTTTCACACTACTTTTGCGGTGTAATAAGAAATATAATTTCCTTAAACAGAAGGTTTGCTTCTGAGCAGTCTTACATTGACCAAAGTTAAAAGACAGTTATCTCAAGCTTCCTAGGTTTAAAGTGAGTAATCAATTACTCTGGAAAAGGTAGAAGAGTTGCTTGCTAAGGTTCTAAGTAATGagatatttttattgatattctAAGCCTGTATCAGTCACAAGTCACTGGTGTAGAAATGAGTAACATGCACTAGGACTAAGAATGGGGAGATCAAGGTCCACTCAGGTAGGaagtcactggatgaccttgaacCAATCACCCATTTCTTGATCTTGAATACTTTACATGGTagttaagaaaacaaaaactggACAACGGAAAAACATATATTACCTGAATGGCGAGtgggaaaggcagaatataaatctgGTGTATAAATTAATCTTAAGACTGCATTCTTCAATAAAAAGTACTCTACAATTGGCCATATTTATTTCTGCTTCCATATAAATATGCAGGATTTGATTGCATGCATGTCATTGGTATAGAAcagtttttataatgtattaGAGCATATAATTGTCTTTCCACTTTGCTTGGCTGCTTACGTAGAGGTTTCATAAAAAACTGTCATCCTTGTTTAGTGTAGCTTTAGCACTGACTTTGTACAACAGGGAAAATGCCCTTGCTCAATGGCAGGTACCGGCATCACATGTAAACAATTCCAGCCCTGCAATCTGGATAAAAGGTGAAGTAGCAGGCAATGGGGAAAATTATTCAGGGAAGCAGCTCCCAGTCAAGCCTGATTAGATAATGTAAAATTAGTTAACTAGTGCTTGAAGTCAGATTTCTCTGCTATTAAATGAGGAGTGAGGCATAAATGACTGCAGCCTCCCACATGTTGTACTGCAAGTTCCATGATTCTTTTTAATTGACTGTGTTGGCTAGTGCTGATGGAAATTGCAAGCTTTCAGATTTCTCTCCTTTTGTTCCTGTTAGTTATTAATATGTAGCAGTGGGTATATTAGAAACAACTTTGGCAAACTACTCTTTATCACTCAGCTTGGACATTAATCTATAAGCAACAATAGGAATGCCTTCTTAGCTAggagtaagtcccactgaacaACAGGGCTTACGGTTGAGTACACCAGTACTGCACTGCTGTATTCATGCCTTAAAATGCAGTTACTTTGTCCTCAGCAGGCCTAGGCTTTATTTTGCTGTGAAGTCAGAGTTGCTGGGCTCTACCCTGCCTTTCCCATGTGTGAGGTTTACTATTTCACAGCCTCCCCCTCCCCTGCTGACAGAGGGGCTGGGTCCTGCGTGATGTGGGATCCTCACACATGCTGTTTGTTATTCTGCTCCTTTTTGAAAGTTTTTCTTTCGTCCTACAAAGAGGGGGTGGAGGGAAGGCCAAACAACCCTTTGAAGCTACTTGACTTTctatgattaattgcaacaaggAGCCTGCAAAAGGGAGGGAAActatttttgatttattgaagttTCTTTGTGAGAACAAATTTATAGCAGAGGGAAGCAGCTTCTGAGAATATCAAATGGTTAAAAGGTTCCAAGCCCTCTTTGATGTCATGGCCCCAGTGGAATGCTGGAAAGGTTGAGGGACAGGCACtgtttatttataaaataaagaTCAGGTACCTGCTGCTGGCACAGACCCGGCCCTGGCTCCTGTTTAAGAGCTCAGACTGCAGGCAGGGCATGAAATTATCCTTTAAAAAGCTTGCAGGGGTGATGAGAGCCTACAGGGCAGGGAATGCTTCCAGGCAAACTCACTCTTTCCACACATCCCTACAGGAAGACACCTGTTTCTCCCATCGGAAAAGTGGAAGCTCTGCCTGGCCGTGAATGGGAAGCAGCAGGATAGGGCAGAGTCTCAAGTGGCTCAGGGCCATTTGCTTCGGCACTgtgatcattaaaaaaaatccagcccATTTGACATTCGAGAGCAAGCAGGCACCTAGGTAAAAAGAATGGTAATTAAGTAGAAGGGAGCACAAAGGAGGACTATCATTCCAGTAAGCACAGTCACTCTGGAACAGATTCCATGTGGACGTTTGTAGCCCACTTTGTGCCAGGAGTCAATCCAAAGTAGCAGGAAGGCAAGATTTGCATCATCAGTTTTCTAGAAGTCCAGAAGctgaaaaaaattaagaattgtTACATTAGTGTGAGCAACAAGGCATTCTCTCCAAGTTAGCTAGCTGATTTCCTTAAGTTCTAGTTGCCCAGTTGAGCCAACATCCTCATGAAGGAAGGGAATTAAGATGCCTTTGCCCGCATCCTTATGCTGTTAACTAAGGAATCTGAGATGGGATTTACATACCAGCTGTGGCAGCACTTTTTCCACATGCTCCACTTCCACCTTGGTCAGGTCCTCTGTTTCAGCTTGCCGTGCGCCTCGTGCTGCTGCCTCTGTAACACACGGTTCCAAAGAATTCAAAGCACAAGAGAGGGCTGTCAAGGATGCAGCAGAGAAGGAAGGGGCAGAGACTTTAGGGAAACAGGAGGGGACGTTATTGGTTGAAGCTTTTTCTCATCTGCCTTATACGTACATACACATTTGCCTGTTTAGAGCATTATCACAAATGCTTTGCCTTAGGAAGAAGTGCTAGAGTCTTATCACTTGGTATGATTCACTCAAGATTgaataaaaccaaacaaaacatgTGCCTAACTCCGTATGTATACCATCATACACATAACCAACCAGCAATGAAGACCCACACAGGCTCCACAAAGTAGATCCTGAGTTTAAATTAGTAAATGTGTCTTACGCTCCTTAACATCAGATGGAAGCATAATTAGACACACATATTAAGTTTAATTAGGACCAGAAATCAAATTCTGCAACTAGAAAAGATTCTGTGAACACTGTAACTACTACTTCTAGGGCAAGAGTGGGAactgtagtcctccagatgttacaGGACTATTATGACCAGTAGCCCTGGACAAAATAGCCATTGGTGAAAAATGCTAGGAGGGGCAGTACAGCAGTATGATCCTATCCCTGTGCTAAAGAATTTCTTAGAACGACTAAGATGGGAAAGGAAGGCATAACTCAAAGCATCATAGAAGGGAAAGTTTATAGTCATGAAAGGCATGGAAGCTCTGGCTATACCTCTGGATTTAGCTGGCTTCCAACCTTGCAGAAAGTCTGCCATtacttataaaaataaaatttaactcAATAGAATGTTGACTTCAGCACTTTCACCTTTCCATAGGCCATATCATCAATTTGTGACTGCCATTCCTTGAAACAAATATGGATGCCACAACTTACCTTGAACAAATACTTTAAGCATTTCTGCCATCAGCAACAGAGCATCACCACTCACTGAGAAGAGAGAGGAACAATTATCATGACTAAACATTTCTCACAGCACAATTATCCCTGCCCACAACCCAAGGCAACTATAGTGAACATGGCCTCTGAGACAAGACATAGGGATTTTGGAGTGGTTGTTAGTGTCATGATCAAGTATTAACAACTGTCAGTGTTACAGAAAGGGTTAATTTGCATTTAGTAGATACAGGTAGCTAGTTTGAGACTAGACTAGAATAAGAAATTTCTAGTCAATTCTATCAATAACCTTTTTGCACACTTCTAGCAGCTGTGGGGATGAGAGATCACTCATGTTTGTAATTTCCTCTATTTGCTTCTGTCCTATAAGCCTTGGGAATCTATTTTTCACTGGCCATGCTAGTGGGGAGTGTGTACCTTAGCTGAGAATCTATAGCCAACTATGAGGATATTGAATGTTAGCCATGAGACAGTCTGGATAGGATTAGTTGCCCAGTTCTAACATTTGCTGCAAGATGCGGGATCACATCAGTTGAAGAACCATGACATTTATTTTAGAACAGTATTGTGCATCAGATTTTGGGGGAAATGAAGTCTTGGGAAGGCCTGGAATTACAGTCAGTTGCAGTCTAGAAGGATCTTGGGTTACCTCTGATATTTCAGAGCCTGGTCTCTCTACAGTAAAATCTGGGAAGACCTCCAGAAAGAACTGGCCTCTTTATTGAGACAGAAGGGAAAGCAATTACCTCGTGTTTTGTCATCTTTGAAGTAGAGCTGGAGCAGTTTGTTCACAGTCTCCTGCACAGAAAAGGGAATCCATCAAGAGGTGTTAATGAAGAAAAAGTGAATCTCTTTGTCTTTCCATTTCAAAGAGATATAAAAGAggtaaagcaatatattttatgagaACAACTTCTGTTGGTGTAGAAATACATCAAAAGGAACTggccaaataaaatatattacctTACCACTTCTGCCTTTCATTCTCTGGGACCTGAAGGGCAATACATACTGACATCAATCTTCCATCCCTACACAGAGACCACATAACTGGCTTCAAGCTCCACCCTAATTTTTTCTACTGCAACCCTTATCCACAAGGTTTTTTCATCTGCTGAAAACAGCACTCTTTCAAAGACCAGCTCCTTGCCTCTACTTATTTCAGCATATAGTTTCTCAGAGGATTGTTAGGAAGTCAGTTGTTAGCCTTTGGGATCAATAAACAAAAGGGCTTATGTGAATCAAGACAAGGAATTCTGTATCTTGGGTACTGCAACAGAACACACGACTTATTCCCAAATATTACCCAACTAAATGGGAATAGTGTGTTTAAACATTTTAGTTCACTTATCTACTGTATGCAAATAAATTTGTATATAATCAGCAGGTTTGTAGTCACAGCTTCATTAAGAAAAGGTATCATGTTTATATGTGGAAACCCCTTTTGCAAAATTTTATTTTGACTCCGTAGAAGGATGGTTCAGGAGGACACCTGATGTGGTGGAAATATGGTCTATATCCCTTAGAGATATGgtgaggggcggggggggggggggaggcgttttgaagcaacattttctaaaaatgcaaaaatatgtCACCTTAGGGGCCACAAAAATGGCCCGGGGTACACATCCTTGCTCCAGACttgctagaataataataataaaaaacattaactAGGGACTACCACTACCTCCTGCATTTATCCAGAAGCATCCTAAAAATTTCTCTAAGTTTAGTAGCTGAATTTCAGTAATTTGTCAGCTAACTTCCACATGAAGAAAGAGAGATTACAGGTGTATCTCATTCACTCAAATAAGTGTATTACTAGGCATCACTTCTTTACCAGAAATGCTGGTACCAGATAgaaatcacattaaaaaaaaGGGATAGATTCCTACACCACACAAAAAAGACAATCTCCTTGTAATAATTTTTTACAGGAAGTATTCAAAATCAAGTGTCCTGAGAGAAGTTTTTTCTCTGTCAAGTTTTTCCAAGCCCTACTGAATCTTATCTACCTTGTCCAACCATTCATACTGTTACAGCATGCTTCAGTTCCCTAAGGAAAATGTTCTCTCAGTGTTTCCACTGGCCACGTTCTATGCTTATTGTGGCTTTTTTGATAAAGTGATCAAACTCTTTATTCTAAATGCAGCTGCAGTGCCACATATGAACAAGGGCATTAAAATGGGGCTATCTTGTTTTCAGCCCCTTTCACAATCAACATCACTAACATAGAAATGGTATTTTTCACTGCTGCCACATTACAGACCTTACGTTCTATTATTGAACTATATCCACTATGGAGATCTTTTCTGTCTTTCCACCATCAACTCAAACCCTACAAATTTTGCTGTATATTCACCAATGCTGAAGAAATCCCTTTACAGACCTCTGGCATCTGCTTAGCTTTTCACGATGCTCTGACGCCACCTGCCGGCTAGCTCATGCATTGCTCAGGACTCCGGAGCCCAAGATGACATGAACAAGTTAAATAGCGCCATTTCTAGCTCAGAACTTCCGTGCTTATTTGTTTCTATTGCGAGAAATGTGTTTATATACAGTTTGGTGATGGGACAAGCCCATTCAGATATCATATCCCAGCAGTAAGAGTTGCCCCACCCAATACTGCAGTAACCACCAGGAATGAAATAGAGTTCCTATCACTGccataaagtaaaggttttct
Protein-coding sequences here:
- the cenpx gene encoding centromere protein X codes for the protein MESGEESARSDFKKETVNKLLQLYFKDDKTRVSGDALLLMAEMLKVFVQEAAARGARQAETEDLTKVEVEHVEKVLPQLLLDF